One genomic segment of Methylocystis sp. SC2 includes these proteins:
- a CDS encoding ABC transporter permease, which yields MRFALPKAWYLVIKEFHSLLADPVLLALIVYVFTFAIYSISTGISFEVEHASVAIVDDDHSELSRRIAGALLEPYFRPAVVIDAREVDGAMDSGRFVFVIEFPPNFEADVLADKGPTIQVNVDGTAPTLAGNGNVYLQSIISREVASFVSRDSGTVHQPINLVSRAKFNPNYRSVWFTAIMQVINNISILSIILTGAALIREREHGTIEHLLVMPVTPMEIMLSKIIANGFVIICAAVLSLFLVVQGLLHVPITGSVGLFIFGAILFEFSVTALGILIATYVNTMGQFGLLSVPVIVILYLLSGGVTPLETMPIWLQNIMRFTPNTQFVSFAQATLYRGAGLEIVWPQLAALVAIGMVTLLICLLRFRKVVSST from the coding sequence ATGCGATTTGCCCTGCCAAAGGCATGGTATCTCGTCATTAAGGAGTTCCACAGTCTATTGGCCGATCCTGTCCTTTTGGCTTTGATCGTGTATGTGTTCACCTTCGCCATTTATTCCATTTCGACCGGGATAAGTTTCGAGGTCGAGCACGCGAGCGTAGCGATCGTCGATGACGATCATTCGGAACTTTCGAGGCGTATCGCCGGCGCTTTGCTGGAGCCGTATTTTAGGCCTGCCGTCGTGATCGACGCTCGGGAGGTCGATGGAGCGATGGATTCCGGCCGCTTCGTTTTCGTCATTGAATTTCCGCCGAATTTCGAAGCTGACGTGCTCGCCGACAAAGGCCCCACTATTCAGGTCAATGTCGATGGCACGGCGCCGACGCTGGCAGGCAATGGCAATGTCTATTTGCAAAGCATCATTTCTCGGGAAGTGGCGAGTTTCGTAAGTCGTGACTCAGGCACCGTCCATCAACCTATCAATCTCGTGTCCCGCGCGAAATTCAATCCAAACTATCGTTCGGTGTGGTTCACGGCGATCATGCAAGTCATTAACAATATTTCCATTCTCTCGATCATTCTGACCGGAGCGGCCCTGATCCGGGAACGCGAGCACGGAACGATCGAGCATCTATTGGTGATGCCCGTTACGCCTATGGAAATCATGCTTTCAAAGATCATCGCCAATGGGTTCGTCATCATATGTGCAGCAGTTCTCTCCCTTTTTCTCGTTGTGCAAGGGTTATTGCATGTTCCGATCACCGGCTCAGTCGGACTTTTCATTTTCGGGGCGATCCTGTTTGAATTCTCGGTCACAGCGCTCGGCATTCTCATAGCTACTTATGTCAACACCATGGGTCAGTTCGGATTGCTCTCTGTGCCGGTCATCGTGATTCTCTATCTCTTGTCTGGCGGCGTCACGCCTTTAGAGACAATGCCGATATGGCTGCAAAACATCATGCGTTTCACGCCCAATACGCAATTCGTGAGCTTCGCGCAGGCGACGCTGTATCGAGGCGCGGGGCTTGAAATCGTCTGGCCGCAACTTGCAGCCCTTGTCGCCATCGGAATGGTGACGCTCCTGATCTGTCTTCTGCGATTTAGAAAAGTCGTGAGCAGCACTTGA
- a CDS encoding ROK family protein gives MYVVVDIGGTKTRVAGSSDLAELTEAVILKTPSDYRDALELLRAAALKAAAGDRIFAVVIGVPGVLSRDKRILVNAPNLPIWNGATLAADVEASLGAPVLLENDTALVGLGEATAGAGQGSAILAYVTISTGVNGARIVDGRIDRATYGFEIGEQYIDAGALNFEELVSGRAVANRFGAEPCALGKDHPIWDELAKITARALHNAIAHWSPDRIVMGGSMMREIGISIEQTATYLRALPRKTPALPDIVHATLGDYGGLWGALARLRQGGKGASCGAKGNSGG, from the coding sequence ATGTATGTTGTCGTCGACATCGGCGGGACGAAGACGCGGGTCGCCGGCTCTTCCGATCTTGCCGAACTTACCGAGGCGGTGATCCTCAAGACGCCGAGCGATTATCGTGACGCGCTAGAGCTTTTGCGCGCTGCGGCCTTGAAAGCGGCGGCCGGCGACCGAATTTTTGCTGTGGTGATCGGCGTTCCTGGCGTGCTGTCGCGCGACAAGCGCATCCTCGTCAATGCCCCCAACCTGCCAATTTGGAATGGCGCGACGTTGGCCGCCGACGTTGAGGCCAGTCTCGGCGCGCCTGTCTTACTGGAGAACGACACGGCGCTTGTGGGGCTAGGGGAAGCGACCGCCGGCGCTGGGCAAGGTTCCGCCATTCTCGCATATGTCACCATCTCCACTGGCGTGAACGGTGCGCGCATCGTCGACGGGAGAATTGACCGTGCGACCTATGGCTTCGAAATCGGCGAGCAATATATCGACGCCGGCGCGCTCAATTTCGAAGAGCTTGTCTCGGGACGCGCCGTCGCGAACCGCTTTGGCGCCGAACCCTGCGCGCTCGGAAAGGATCATCCAATATGGGATGAACTCGCCAAGATTACTGCGCGCGCGCTGCACAACGCCATCGCCCATTGGTCGCCAGACCGAATCGTAATGGGTGGGTCGATGATGCGCGAGATCGGCATCTCAATTGAACAGACAGCGACCTATCTACGGGCGCTGCCGCGAAAGACCCCCGCGCTTCCCGACATCGTCCACGCGACGCTCGGCGACTACGGTGGGTTGTGGGGCGCGCTCGCGCGACTCCGTCAAGGAGGCAAAGGCGCATCCTGCGGCGCCAAGGGTAATTCCGGCGGTTGA
- a CDS encoding ABC transporter ATP-binding protein/permease, translating to MMNAENQPSNERRIAAESLSSHLRLTLDALRGSRQRSALIWLGAGLAVIIGATAYGQIRLNAWNKPFYDALARKDLSGFGDQLIVFAAIAGALLVLNVTQTWLANMTKLKLRESLTRDLFLQWLTPHRSFRIAGMGEIGVNPDQRIHADAQHLAELSTDLGVGLLQATLLLISFIGVLWALSTGVTFDIFGTRIAIPGYMVWSALLYASIASFGSWRLGRPLVELGAERYGRESDLRFALMHVNEHIEAIAVCRGENIEENRLHQEFDRLLTVLRRLVAATTNLTWVTAGYGWFTIVAPIIVAAPAYFAGNLTFGGLLMAVGAFTQVQQSLRWFIDNAGVIADWRATLHRVTGFREALLDLDKAVPDARRIAFEETGIDLLVLDDLRILSYAGHTTLSESHIEIAPGEHVLIVGERKSGKTRLFQTIAGLWAAGSGMVRTPPAKRVLFVPMRAYLPDLSLRSSLSYPLPPTSFPEEAYVAALTRLDLGHFVPWLDRVARWEQELTDVEQQELAFTRILLHKPCFVIVDEALDSLSSHARQLLFAALEKELATTAFIHIGGPKSGDRFFRRVLHLTLDASRETAEAQPRQPPELPLAPQDAPLPP from the coding sequence ATGATGAATGCAGAGAACCAGCCGTCAAACGAGCGCAGGATTGCGGCCGAAAGTCTCTCGTCGCACTTGAGATTGACCCTCGACGCATTGAGGGGGTCCCGCCAGCGGTCCGCGCTGATTTGGCTTGGCGCCGGTCTTGCGGTCATCATCGGCGCCACGGCCTATGGCCAGATTCGGCTCAATGCTTGGAACAAGCCCTTTTATGACGCGCTCGCCCGCAAGGATCTCTCCGGCTTCGGGGATCAGCTCATCGTCTTCGCGGCCATCGCCGGCGCGCTGCTCGTTCTCAACGTCACGCAGACTTGGCTCGCGAACATGACCAAGCTAAAATTGCGGGAGTCACTGACGAGAGACTTATTCCTTCAGTGGCTGACGCCGCATCGTAGCTTCCGCATCGCCGGCATGGGCGAAATTGGCGTCAATCCCGATCAGCGCATACATGCCGACGCGCAACATCTCGCCGAGCTTTCGACCGATCTCGGCGTCGGCCTGCTACAGGCCACCTTACTGCTCATAAGTTTTATCGGAGTGCTCTGGGCGTTATCCACGGGCGTGACCTTCGACATTTTCGGAACAAGAATCGCCATTCCAGGCTACATGGTGTGGAGCGCGTTGCTCTATGCCAGCATCGCTTCCTTCGGCAGCTGGCGCCTCGGCCGCCCACTCGTCGAACTCGGCGCCGAGCGTTATGGACGCGAATCCGACCTGCGCTTTGCGTTGATGCATGTCAATGAACATATCGAGGCGATCGCCGTCTGCCGCGGCGAAAATATCGAGGAAAACCGTCTGCATCAGGAGTTTGATCGCCTGCTGACGGTGCTGCGTCGGCTCGTCGCAGCGACGACCAATCTGACCTGGGTCACCGCCGGATACGGCTGGTTCACCATCGTCGCGCCGATTATCGTCGCCGCGCCCGCCTATTTTGCCGGAAATCTCACATTCGGCGGCTTGCTGATGGCGGTCGGCGCTTTTACGCAGGTGCAGCAATCGCTTCGCTGGTTCATCGACAATGCCGGCGTCATCGCCGATTGGCGCGCGACCCTGCATCGCGTGACGGGCTTTCGCGAGGCGCTGCTTGATCTCGACAAAGCCGTTCCAGATGCGCGCCGCATTGCTTTCGAAGAGACAGGAATTGATCTTCTTGTTCTCGACGATCTGCGCATCCTGTCCTATGCCGGCCACACGACCCTGAGCGAATCCCACATCGAGATTGCGCCCGGCGAACACGTGCTGATCGTCGGCGAACGCAAGTCCGGCAAAACTCGCTTGTTTCAAACGATCGCCGGTTTGTGGGCGGCTGGCAGCGGCATGGTCCGCACGCCGCCTGCAAAGCGCGTTCTCTTCGTTCCCATGCGCGCTTACCTTCCAGACTTGTCGCTGCGAAGCTCGCTTTCCTATCCTTTGCCGCCAACGAGCTTTCCAGAAGAAGCCTATGTGGCCGCGCTGACGCGGCTTGATCTTGGACATTTCGTTCCCTGGCTCGATCGCGTCGCGCGATGGGAACAGGAGCTGACTGATGTTGAGCAGCAGGAACTGGCTTTCACCAGAATCTTGCTTCACAAGCCGTGCTTCGTCATTGTCGATGAGGCGCTCGACTCGCTTTCGTCCCACGCCCGGCAGCTGCTCTTCGCCGCCCTCGAAAAGGAACTCGCGACGACGGCGTTTATCCATATTGGCGGACCAAAGAGCGGTGACCGCTTTTTCCGGCGAGTTCTGCATCTGACTCTGGACGCGTCGCGCGAAACGGCCGAGGCGCAACCACGTCAACCGCCGGAATTACCCTTGGCGCCGCAGGATGCGCCTTTGCCTCCTTGA
- a CDS encoding glycoside hydrolase family 3 N-terminal domain-containing protein yields MSRIDALLHAMTLEEKLGQLNLVTAGQAVTGPVVCGDTTKDIAAGRVAGVFNLWDLEALMRAQRCAVQESRLGVPLLFGLDVLHGFRTIFSIPLAEAGAFDPQLWERTACAAALEAASEGIHLTFAPMLDVSRDPRWGRIAEGPGEDPLVGERFAQAKIRGFQGDDFSRIFPLAATAKHFCAGGAATAGRDYAAVDVSERALHEVYLPPFRAAVEAGCAAVMTAFNNVNGVPMSAQGRLLNGYLRSRLKFDGVIMSDYTAIAELVEHGVAADSIEAAAIALKAGVDMDMVSGVYLAHLPEALARGLVEERDIDVAVARVLQLKERLGLFDDPYRVARLDDSVKETHCILALEAARRSATLLINRGLLPLSANLRRIAVVGPLADAGADMLGPWSAAGGAENCVTILEGLRRALPYCEIAHHSGVAIEGDDESGIAPAFALAEGADAVVLCLGEAARMSGEAACRASLGLPGKQRQLAERVMSAGAPTVALLSCGRPLAVPWLFKRAQAVVAAWFLGHRAGEAIADILTGRFNPSARLAVTWPCDVGQVPIFYSARSTGRPFDAANFYTSRYLDCSNDPQFPFGHGLSFSRTTLSNLRVDCAELKTSQTTRVRVDVCNESDIATEETIFLFARDRVASVARPLMELKDWKKIALQPQQGATIDFVLCAQAFQFPGENMEPTVEPGGVDIFVGFSADAEKLLSARLRIVSA; encoded by the coding sequence TTGAGCCGTATCGATGCCTTGTTGCACGCGATGACGCTGGAAGAAAAGCTTGGCCAGCTCAACCTCGTGACGGCCGGCCAGGCGGTCACTGGACCCGTCGTCTGCGGCGATACGACCAAAGACATAGCAGCTGGTCGAGTGGCCGGCGTTTTCAACCTTTGGGACCTTGAGGCGCTCATGCGCGCGCAGCGCTGCGCCGTCCAAGAGAGCAGGCTAGGCGTGCCGCTGCTGTTCGGTCTCGACGTGCTGCATGGATTTCGGACGATTTTTTCCATTCCACTCGCGGAAGCCGGCGCCTTCGATCCTCAATTATGGGAGCGCACGGCGTGCGCCGCGGCGTTGGAGGCGGCGAGCGAAGGAATCCATCTCACCTTCGCGCCGATGCTGGACGTGTCCCGCGACCCTCGTTGGGGCCGCATCGCCGAAGGGCCCGGTGAGGATCCGTTGGTGGGAGAAAGATTCGCGCAAGCAAAGATAAGAGGCTTTCAGGGCGACGACTTCTCCCGAATTTTTCCGCTGGCGGCCACCGCCAAGCATTTTTGCGCCGGCGGAGCCGCGACGGCGGGGCGCGACTACGCAGCCGTGGACGTCTCCGAACGCGCGCTGCATGAAGTCTATCTGCCGCCGTTTCGCGCCGCCGTGGAGGCGGGCTGTGCGGCGGTGATGACGGCGTTCAACAATGTCAATGGCGTGCCGATGTCGGCACAAGGCCGATTGTTGAACGGATATCTGCGGAGCCGGCTCAAATTCGACGGCGTCATCATGAGTGATTACACAGCGATCGCCGAATTAGTGGAGCATGGAGTCGCCGCCGATTCGATCGAGGCGGCGGCGATCGCGCTCAAGGCCGGCGTCGACATGGATATGGTCAGCGGCGTCTATCTTGCGCATCTGCCGGAAGCGCTCGCGCGCGGGCTCGTCGAGGAGCGCGACATCGACGTTGCGGTCGCACGTGTGCTGCAGTTGAAGGAGCGGCTGGGGCTTTTCGACGATCCCTATCGTGTCGCTCGGCTGGACGACAGCGTCAAGGAAACTCATTGCATACTGGCGCTGGAAGCAGCGCGGCGGTCAGCGACTCTCCTGATCAACCGCGGGCTTCTGCCGCTTTCCGCGAATCTGCGCCGCATTGCGGTCGTCGGACCTCTGGCGGATGCGGGCGCGGATATGCTCGGGCCCTGGTCGGCGGCAGGCGGCGCCGAGAATTGCGTCACGATCCTGGAAGGATTGCGCCGCGCTCTACCGTACTGCGAGATAGCACATCACAGCGGCGTCGCGATCGAGGGCGACGACGAGAGCGGGATCGCGCCCGCCTTCGCTCTGGCGGAAGGCGCCGACGCCGTCGTGCTCTGCCTTGGCGAAGCGGCGAGGATGAGCGGCGAGGCCGCCTGCCGCGCCTCTCTGGGACTTCCTGGCAAACAGCGCCAGCTTGCGGAGCGCGTTATGAGCGCCGGCGCGCCGACAGTCGCGCTACTGTCCTGCGGGCGCCCGCTTGCTGTCCCTTGGCTTTTCAAACGTGCGCAGGCGGTCGTCGCGGCATGGTTTCTCGGCCACAGGGCAGGCGAGGCGATCGCCGATATTCTGACGGGTCGCTTCAATCCTAGCGCGCGGCTCGCCGTCACCTGGCCGTGTGATGTTGGACAAGTTCCGATTTTCTATTCGGCGCGCTCGACTGGCCGGCCTTTCGACGCCGCCAATTTCTACACGAGTAGATATCTCGACTGTTCGAACGATCCACAATTTCCCTTTGGCCACGGCCTTTCTTTTTCGCGTACGACCTTATCGAATTTGCGCGTCGACTGTGCCGAATTGAAAACGAGCCAAACGACGAGAGTCAGAGTCGACGTGTGCAACGAGAGCGACATCGCCACCGAGGAAACGATATTTCTTTTTGCGCGCGACAGGGTCGCGAGCGTGGCGCGCCCGCTGATGGAGCTGAAGGACTGGAAGAAGATCGCTCTACAGCCGCAACAAGGCGCGACCATCGATTTCGTTCTGTGCGCGCAGGCGTTCCAGTTTCCAGGCGAGAATATGGAGCCTACCGTTGAACCCGGTGGCGTCGACATTTTTGTTGGATTCAGCGCCGATGCGGAGAAACTGCTTTCCGCCCGCCTGCGCATTGTTTCCGCTTAG
- a CDS encoding alpha-amylase family glycosyl hydrolase: MSNDWWRTATIYQIYPRSFQDTNADGVGDLNGVRYRLDYLVWLGIDAIWLSPFYPSPMHDFGYDVANYCDVDPLFGSLDDFDALVSAAHAKSLKIIIDFVPNHTSNEHPWFLASRSGRDNPLRDWYLWRDAQPDGGPPNNWFSHFGGSAWSWDERTQQYYLHSFLPEQPDLNWRNPQVRAAMYDVLRFWLRRGVDGFRVDVISHIVKDAAFRDNPANPNFAGEGPDIARLAQTYSSDQPEVHDVIAEIRRVVDEFPDRVLIGEIYLPIERLVAYYGKELGGVHLPFNFQLLDARWDAATIANIIEMYEAALPPGAWPNWVLSNHDRPRIAARVGAAQARLATMLLLTLHGTPTLYYGDEIGIGHVDIAPERAQDPWGMREPDLGVGRDPSRTPMQWDASAFAGFSTREPWLPLTPDFATRNVATMREDDMCILRLTSKLLHYRHAHSALGIGSQRLLHASDHVLAYERLQGADQILVALNFCHDTRSFSLPNGLSGAVALSTHSGRSGERVHAKLELRGDEGVVIKIG, from the coding sequence ATGTCCAATGACTGGTGGCGAACGGCGACGATCTATCAGATCTATCCACGCTCCTTTCAAGATACGAATGCCGACGGCGTCGGCGACCTCAATGGCGTGCGTTATCGGCTCGATTATCTCGTCTGGCTGGGGATAGACGCGATCTGGCTTTCGCCTTTCTATCCGTCGCCGATGCATGATTTCGGCTATGATGTTGCGAACTACTGCGACGTCGATCCGCTATTCGGATCCCTAGATGATTTTGACGCGCTTGTCTCGGCGGCGCATGCAAAAAGCTTGAAGATCATCATCGACTTCGTGCCCAACCACACGTCGAATGAACATCCGTGGTTTCTCGCGAGCAGAAGCGGGCGCGATAATCCTCTGCGTGACTGGTATCTCTGGCGCGACGCCCAGCCCGACGGCGGCCCGCCCAACAATTGGTTCAGTCACTTCGGCGGCAGCGCTTGGAGTTGGGACGAGAGAACGCAGCAGTATTATTTGCATTCATTCCTGCCTGAGCAGCCCGATCTCAACTGGCGCAATCCGCAAGTGCGCGCCGCAATGTACGACGTGCTGCGCTTCTGGCTGCGGCGCGGCGTCGACGGTTTTCGCGTCGACGTCATCTCGCACATTGTTAAGGACGCCGCCTTCCGGGACAATCCGGCCAATCCGAATTTCGCCGGCGAGGGGCCGGATATTGCTCGGCTTGCGCAGACCTATTCGTCCGATCAGCCTGAGGTTCACGACGTGATCGCGGAGATTCGGCGAGTCGTCGATGAGTTTCCCGACCGGGTGCTGATCGGCGAAATCTATCTGCCGATCGAGAGGCTGGTCGCATATTACGGCAAAGAGCTTGGCGGGGTACACCTGCCGTTCAATTTTCAGTTGCTCGACGCGCGCTGGGACGCCGCGACGATCGCCAACATCATCGAAATGTATGAAGCGGCTTTGCCGCCGGGCGCCTGGCCGAATTGGGTGCTCAGCAATCACGACAGGCCGCGTATCGCCGCGCGCGTGGGCGCCGCTCAAGCGCGGCTCGCAACGATGCTACTCTTGACGCTGCACGGTACGCCGACGCTCTATTATGGCGATGAGATCGGAATCGGCCACGTCGATATTGCGCCGGAACGCGCGCAGGACCCCTGGGGCATGCGAGAGCCCGATCTTGGCGTCGGCCGCGATCCGTCGCGAACGCCGATGCAATGGGACGCCAGCGCCTTCGCAGGATTCTCGACGCGCGAGCCCTGGCTTCCGCTCACGCCTGACTTTGCGACACGTAACGTTGCGACAATGCGTGAGGACGACATGTGTATTCTCCGCCTCACCAGCAAGCTGCTTCATTACAGACACGCGCACTCCGCGCTCGGCATAGGTTCTCAGCGGCTGCTTCACGCAAGCGATCATGTTCTTGCCTATGAGCGGCTTCAGGGCGCCGACCAGATTTTGGTCGCGCTGAATTTTTGTCATGACACCCGAAGTTTTTCGCTACCAAATGGTCTTTCCGGCGCGGTCGCGCTGTCGACACATAGCGGCCGAAGCGGTGAGCGTGTCCACGCTAAGCTCGAACTTCGTGGCGATGAAGGCGTTGTGATCAAGATTGGATAG
- a CDS encoding recombinase family protein has protein sequence MKRAAIYARFSTDLQDERSIEDQVSLCRKYAERESLNIVAVFDDRARSGGSILGRDGLLALMDKARERAFEVIVVEALDRLSRDMEDLAGIHKRLSFLGIEIRAVHEGVVNTVLVGLRGLVGQLYREDNAHKVRRGQSGRVGKGLNAGGLTYGYETVPGDPGRRMIVEAEAEIVRHIFRDYVDGRTPRDIAHDLNAECIAPPRGRAWNASTINGNMQRGNGILNNELYAGRLVWNKVRMVKDPDTGKRISRPNAESDWQATEVPDLAIVSRELFEAAQRRKKARSVLHPSQQRRPRHILSGLLKCGVCGAGMASNGKDRSGRIRIRCSAATESGICPDPKTFYLDTVEAAVLSGLTTELRHPEVIAEYVRTYQAERKRLAAEANRSRLRLERRLGELNREIDRLVDAIAKGLGDPAVLGPKSTLLDGERKNVAAALGEAAPSTEAVALHPAMLARYEEQLTRLQSALAGGIREGDTECSEAIRDLVETVTVCRDNARTGGVQVEITGRLSALLGEQAFPNRVRGVWGKMVAEEGLEPPTQGL, from the coding sequence ATGAAACGCGCCGCGATCTACGCCCGCTTCTCGACTGATCTTCAGGATGAACGATCGATCGAGGATCAAGTCAGTCTTTGCCGAAAATACGCCGAGCGCGAGAGCCTCAATATTGTCGCGGTCTTCGATGATCGCGCTCGCTCTGGCGGATCAATCCTCGGCCGCGACGGTTTGCTTGCCCTCATGGACAAGGCGCGCGAGCGCGCTTTTGAAGTGATCGTTGTGGAAGCGCTGGACCGCCTCTCTCGCGATATGGAAGACCTCGCCGGCATCCACAAGCGCCTGTCGTTCTTGGGTATCGAAATTCGCGCAGTGCATGAGGGCGTAGTCAACACCGTTCTGGTCGGTCTTCGCGGCTTGGTCGGTCAGCTCTACCGCGAGGATAATGCGCACAAGGTGCGAAGGGGACAGTCGGGACGCGTCGGCAAGGGCCTCAATGCCGGCGGACTCACATACGGTTACGAGACGGTGCCCGGCGATCCTGGGAGACGCATGATCGTCGAGGCGGAAGCGGAAATCGTGCGTCACATTTTTCGCGACTACGTCGATGGACGCACGCCGCGCGACATAGCTCACGATCTCAATGCGGAGTGCATTGCCCCGCCTCGTGGTAGGGCGTGGAACGCTTCGACGATCAACGGAAACATGCAGCGCGGAAACGGGATTCTAAACAATGAGCTATACGCGGGCCGGCTCGTTTGGAACAAAGTCCGCATGGTGAAGGATCCAGACACAGGAAAGCGAATCTCTCGCCCAAACGCCGAGAGCGATTGGCAGGCGACTGAAGTCCCTGACCTAGCAATCGTCAGCCGAGAACTTTTTGAAGCTGCCCAGAGGCGAAAGAAGGCGCGCAGCGTCTTGCATCCAAGTCAGCAACGCCGCCCCCGTCACATTTTATCTGGATTGCTCAAATGCGGGGTGTGCGGCGCCGGGATGGCGAGTAATGGCAAGGATCGATCGGGGCGAATTCGCATCCGTTGCTCGGCGGCGACTGAGAGCGGGATATGTCCAGATCCCAAGACCTTCTACCTGGACACCGTTGAAGCGGCAGTCCTCAGCGGACTGACGACCGAACTCCGCCACCCCGAAGTCATCGCCGAATACGTTCGGACTTATCAAGCCGAACGAAAGCGGCTCGCGGCCGAAGCGAATCGTAGTCGTCTGCGGCTCGAGCGTCGGCTTGGGGAGCTTAACCGTGAGATTGACCGTCTTGTCGACGCCATCGCGAAAGGTCTGGGAGACCCGGCCGTCCTTGGTCCCAAATCGACGCTTTTGGACGGAGAACGCAAAAACGTCGCCGCCGCACTTGGGGAGGCGGCTCCCTCGACCGAGGCCGTCGCGCTGCATCCGGCCATGCTCGCGCGCTATGAGGAGCAACTGACTCGTCTCCAGTCCGCCTTGGCGGGTGGGATCAGAGAGGGTGACACTGAATGTTCGGAGGCGATTCGGGACTTGGTCGAGACAGTGACCGTGTGCCGGGATAATGCCCGCACTGGCGGCGTCCAGGTTGAGATCACGGGCCGTTTATCGGCGCTACTGGGGGAGCAAGCGTTCCCCAACCGGGTCCGTGGAGTGTGGGGTAAGATGGTAGCGGAGGAGGGACTCGAACCCCCGACACAAGGATTATGA
- the avs3b gene encoding AVAST type 3 anti-phage proein Avs3b, protein MALGCRLVEELGLDDSVDTLGRWMAHYLADLITNADSATGEDKASAQKNCFDAILALWKHRAELPNGKRPFEDLEPIIRAVESLNPDDDTPRYFRAARPSTNDRKEKAETEAWLKMVDGLDYSAKVLIGYCLAEAARASIDKSQEWVKLAEAAGADGGVSEVVVRFVSSAADLDNKPDLDAEARRKLEDRLTRLEGFTKLAEGLAVEWRQRLQAHSPKRRPANRGQAVPSISRSVPKRT, encoded by the coding sequence GTGGCCTTGGGCTGCCGGCTTGTAGAAGAGCTCGGGTTAGATGACTCGGTAGATACACTCGGCCGCTGGATGGCGCACTATCTCGCTGACTTGATCACCAATGCCGACAGCGCGACTGGCGAAGACAAGGCTTCAGCTCAGAAGAACTGCTTCGACGCTATCTTGGCGCTCTGGAAACATCGCGCCGAGCTACCGAATGGCAAGCGCCCGTTTGAAGATCTGGAGCCCATCATTCGCGCAGTTGAAAGCCTAAACCCGGATGACGACACCCCTCGCTACTTCCGTGCCGCTCGGCCATCGACGAATGACAGAAAGGAAAAGGCTGAGACTGAAGCTTGGCTCAAGATGGTCGACGGCCTCGATTATTCGGCAAAGGTCCTGATCGGATACTGCCTTGCAGAAGCGGCTCGTGCCTCAATCGACAAATCCCAGGAATGGGTCAAGCTGGCAGAAGCAGCTGGGGCTGATGGTGGTGTCTCAGAAGTCGTGGTCCGCTTCGTTTCCTCGGCTGCCGATCTCGACAATAAGCCAGACCTGGATGCGGAAGCGCGCCGTAAGTTGGAGGATCGACTAACGCGGTTGGAGGGCTTCACCAAGCTGGCGGAAGGGCTCGCGGTTGAGTGGCGGCAACGATTGCAGGCTCATTCTCCCAAACGCCGCCCTGCCAACCGCGGGCAAGCCGTTCCAAGTATCTCCCGAAGCGTTCCAAAGCGGACATGA